In a genomic window of Penaeus vannamei isolate JL-2024 chromosome 10, ASM4276789v1, whole genome shotgun sequence:
- the LOC138862877 gene encoding uncharacterized protein: MILDRTTTHVYRPPLITTPQEERPPLRRRLTKNDPRYDDDSRRTTTSYNDPTGRTTPATTTTHVQRPPLRTTPATTTTHVQRPPLRTTPQEERPPLRRRLTYNDHLLERPHRKNDPRYDDDSRRTTISYNDPTGRTTPATTTTHVQRPPLITTPQEERPPLRRRLTYNDHLLERPHRKNDPRYDDDSRRTTTSYNDPTGRTTPATTTTHVERPPLITTPQEERPPLRRRLT, encoded by the exons ATGATCCTTGATAGAACGACGACTCACGTATATCGACCACCTCTTATAACGACCCCACAGGAAGAACGACCCCCGCTACGACGACGACTCAC GAAGAACGACCCCCGCTACGACGACGACTCACGTAGAACGACCACCTCTTATAACGACCCCACAGGAAGAACGACCCCCGCTACGACGACGACTCACGTACAACGACCACCTCTTAGAACGACCCCCGCTACGACGACGACTCACGTACAACGACCACCTCTTAGAACGACCCCACAGGAAGAACGACCCCCGCTACGACGACGACTCACGTACAACGACCACCTCTTAGAACGACCCCACAGGAAGAACGACCCCCGCTACGACGACGACTCACGTAGAACGACCATCTCTTATAACGACCCCACAGGAAGAACGACCCCCGCTACGACGACGACTCACGTACAACGACCACCTCTTATAACGACCCCACAGGAAGAACGACCCCCGCTACGACGACGACTCACGTACAACGACCACCTCTTAGAACGACCCCACAGGAAGAACGACCCCCGCTACGACGACGACTCACGTAGAACGACCACCTCTTATAACGACCCCACAGGAAGAACGACCCCCGCTACGACGACGACTCACGTAGAACGACCACCTCTTATAACGACCCCACAGGAAGAACGACCCCCGCTACGACGACGACTCACGTAG